From the Abyssisolibacter fermentans genome, the window AATAGCTTTATATCACCTTTTCTATAACTTAGTTCTGGTATTTCAATTGACATTACACCAATTCTATAATACAAATCTTTCCTTAGCCTTCCATCTAATATTGCTTGATTTGGGCTTTCATTCAATGTAGCAATAATTTTAACATCAATACCTATATCCTTTAAACCACCAACTCTTCGAATACATCCTTCTTGTAGTGCTCTTAAAAGCTTACTTTGAAGTGTCATTCCCATAGAATTTATCTCATCTAGCAATAGTGTACCTCCATTTGCTTGTTCAAATAATCCAGGTCTATCTATTGCTCCAGTAAAACCACCTTTTGATGTACCAAACAAAATACCCTCTAGCAAAGCTTCAGGAAGCGCAGCGCAGTTTTGAGCTATAAAGGGCTTATTTTTTCTAATACTGGCATTATGTATGCTTTGTGAAAAAAGCTCTTTACCTGTACCTGTTTCCCCATAAATCAACACGCTCGAAGATGTCTGTGCTGCCTTTCTTGCTAATTGTATAGCCTTCTTTATAGCATCACTACTACCAATTATATCATCGAAATCATATAGTCTTTTTGAGTGCTTTTCTCCAATAATTTTTTTCTTTATCAATTGATGTTGAAGGTCTATAACTTGTTCTGATAGTTCTTTGATTTTTGTAACATCTTCTGCAATTTCAACAGCTCCAAGTCTCTCATCCTCATCAAATAACGGTATAGTTGTATTTATAGTTGTAATACTCTTGCCCTTATAATTTAAATACGTTTGTTTTCTCTGCTCTATTACTCTACCTATTTTCATAGCAGTT encodes:
- a CDS encoding sigma-54 interaction domain-containing protein, coding for MRNEKLIYKTLQEILHHINIGIHVIDKNGITIMYNEAMVKLEGIERKEVLNKPILDIFPSLDEDSSTLITAMKIGRVIEQRKQTYLNYKGKSITTINTTIPLFDEDERLGAVEIAEDVTKIKELSEQVIDLQHQLIKKKIIGEKHSKRLYDFDDIIGSSDAIKKAIQLARKAAQTSSSVLIYGETGTGKELFSQSIHNASIRKNKPFIAQNCAALPEALLEGILFGTSKGGFTGAIDRPGLFEQANGGTLLLDEINSMGMTLQSKLLRALQEGCIRRVGGLKDIGIDVKIIATLNESPNQAILDGRLRKDLYYRIGVMSIEIPELSYRKGDIKLLSDYFIRKYNKMFSKDVWMLSENMSNVFKSYEWPGNVRELQNKIEGAMNLISEDEHVLKKEFFNNFEDIHIGSKKSDDLHEELYKLIDEKKSLTTVMSDIEKEIIITKLRETNYNISRSARDLNIKRQTLQHKLKKYNINPDYS